A region from the Hypericibacter adhaerens genome encodes:
- the pcaD gene encoding 3-oxoadipate enol-lactonase: MATGEGTLRCNGADLAYRIDGASGRPTLLFSNSLASDMSIWDNQVAAFKSDHRIVRYDTRGHGRSSLPEGTPTIDDLASDAIALIDQLKLGPVHFVGVSLGGMLGQALAARRPDLLRSLTLSDTSSETDKPEIWEPRIQGALADGMAPLVEGTLERWFTAPFRAAHPERIEPVRRMIAATPAQGYAACARAIQAMRQTAILAKIVTPTLVIVGREDGSTPPAAAERIAKAIRGAELVVIEQAAHIPPIEQAETFNQHLRRFLSKAAAKGASSAASGPAAASS, translated from the coding sequence ATGGCAACAGGCGAGGGGACTCTGCGCTGCAACGGCGCCGACCTCGCTTATCGGATCGATGGTGCCTCCGGCCGCCCGACCCTGCTTTTCAGCAACAGCCTCGCCTCGGACATGTCGATCTGGGACAACCAGGTCGCGGCCTTCAAATCCGATCATCGGATCGTCCGCTACGACACGCGCGGCCATGGGCGCTCGTCCCTGCCGGAAGGCACGCCGACGATCGACGATCTCGCCTCCGACGCCATCGCGCTGATCGATCAGCTCAAGCTGGGACCGGTGCATTTCGTCGGCGTTTCGCTGGGCGGCATGCTGGGGCAGGCGCTCGCCGCCCGGCGCCCCGACCTCCTGCGTTCGCTCACCCTCTCCGATACCTCGAGCGAGACCGACAAGCCCGAGATCTGGGAGCCGCGCATCCAGGGGGCGCTCGCCGACGGCATGGCACCGCTGGTCGAGGGCACGCTCGAGCGCTGGTTCACGGCCCCTTTCCGCGCGGCGCATCCCGAGCGCATCGAGCCGGTGCGCCGGATGATCGCGGCGACGCCGGCCCAGGGCTACGCCGCCTGCGCGCGCGCCATCCAGGCCATGCGCCAGACCGCGATCCTGGCGAAGATCGTCACGCCGACCCTGGTCATCGTCGGCCGCGAGGACGGCTCGACGCCGCCGGCGGCGGCGGAGCGCATCGCCAAGGCCATCCGCGGCGCCGAGCTCGTCGTGATCGAGCAGGCGGCGCATATCCCGCCGATCGAGCAGGCGGAAACATTCAACCAGCATCTGCGCCGCTTCCTGTCGAAGGCGGCGGCGAAGGGGGCCTCGTCAGCGGCGTCGGGCCCGGCGGCGGCGTCGAGTTGA
- a CDS encoding sugar ABC transporter substrate-binding protein, producing the protein MTNKFLGEELREWLDVSRREFMQRISVGAASAAVASSVMAKSISADELRDHVQVADSGKKVKVGIGLNYGPFNQPWRRGCWRLVKTVLDGGGEIVAVRGEPSKDSEQQSERQLLDRGIDVLCLGIYSQESETAFIVDEAKKRGIKTVGFAVPVKDSPAVVEDTWGTAMVMGYQIQNVLQRQGTLVQTAEDRGFYTPFDMEGDLLELMTKYEPRMKVLPFMPGSTSTNDQISKGRENALALLQANPDPNSIQAIVSWWWPLTLGAVQALKQMNRKDIKVFNHYFSDQFLGEFQNPDNTIEFSTDTPWHIMGDKTGELALALGRGEDVKPNVYHVPVTSITKDQAAKSLAEIQDMDKQAIALLKQYGG; encoded by the coding sequence GTGACTAATAAATTTCTCGGAGAAGAATTGCGCGAATGGCTCGATGTCTCGCGCCGCGAATTCATGCAGCGGATCAGCGTGGGGGCTGCATCGGCTGCGGTGGCGAGCTCGGTCATGGCGAAGTCGATCAGCGCCGACGAGCTGCGCGACCATGTGCAGGTCGCGGACTCCGGCAAGAAGGTGAAGGTCGGCATCGGCCTCAATTACGGCCCCTTCAACCAGCCCTGGCGGCGCGGCTGCTGGCGCCTGGTCAAGACCGTGCTCGACGGCGGCGGCGAGATCGTCGCGGTCCGCGGCGAGCCCTCCAAGGACAGCGAGCAGCAGTCGGAGCGCCAGCTCCTCGACCGCGGCATCGACGTGCTCTGCCTCGGCATCTATTCGCAGGAATCGGAGACGGCCTTCATCGTCGACGAGGCGAAGAAGCGCGGCATCAAGACGGTCGGCTTCGCCGTTCCGGTCAAGGACTCCCCGGCGGTGGTCGAGGATACCTGGGGCACCGCGATGGTGATGGGCTACCAGATCCAGAACGTCCTGCAGCGGCAGGGCACGCTGGTCCAGACGGCCGAGGATCGCGGCTTCTACACGCCGTTCGACATGGAAGGCGACCTGCTCGAGCTCATGACCAAGTATGAGCCGCGCATGAAGGTGCTGCCCTTCATGCCGGGCAGCACCTCGACCAACGACCAGATCTCCAAGGGCCGCGAGAACGCGCTGGCGCTGCTCCAGGCCAATCCCGACCCGAACAGCATCCAGGCGATCGTGTCCTGGTGGTGGCCGCTGACGCTCGGCGCCGTGCAGGCGCTGAAGCAGATGAACCGGAAGGACATCAAGGTCTTCAACCACTACTTCTCGGACCAGTTCCTGGGCGAGTTCCAGAACCCCGACAACACCATCGAGTTCAGCACCGACACGCCCTGGCACATCATGGGCGACAAGACGGGCGAGCTCGCGCTGGCGCTGGGCCGCGGCGAGGACGTGAAGCCGAACGTCTATCACGTGCCGGTCACGTCCATCACCAAGGACCAGGCCGCGAAGTCGCTGGCCGAGATCCAGGACATGGACAAGCAGGCGATCGCGCTGCTGAAGCAGTACGGCGGCTGA
- a CDS encoding 2-hydroxymuconate tautomerase, with product MPVVQVHLKAGRTTEQKRRLVEKITDSLVEIAGANRERVHVIIDEVPADSWGRAGKLLSDD from the coding sequence ATGCCGGTCGTACAGGTGCATCTCAAGGCGGGGCGGACCACGGAGCAGAAGCGCCGGCTGGTCGAGAAGATCACCGACAGCCTGGTGGAGATCGCCGGCGCCAATCGCGAGCGCGTGCATGTGATCATCGACGAGGTGCCCGCCGATAGTTGGGGACGGGCTGGCAAGCTGCTGTCGGACGACTGA
- a CDS encoding SDR family NAD(P)-dependent oxidoreductase has product MGERLKGKRIIITGAATGIGKEAVKQFVAEGAKVVIGDINDKDAAATAKEFGSAVHFIHCDVTSEDSVKALIDDGAKWLGGLDVLCNNAGLQHSGKVTDFDQKRWDALMAVNVRAHFFASKYAVAHMRKAGGGSIINTASLAGQRGGPGMTAYSASKGAVIAFTTALAMELAGDRIRVNVICPGWVDTPFNNPAIAFMGGREAQERAVKAIVPLGRQGVPTEIAPMFVYLASNESSYMTAQAITIDGGVYN; this is encoded by the coding sequence ATGGGCGAGCGTCTCAAGGGTAAGCGGATCATCATCACCGGTGCCGCCACGGGCATCGGCAAGGAAGCGGTCAAGCAGTTCGTCGCGGAGGGCGCCAAGGTCGTCATCGGCGACATCAACGACAAGGACGCGGCCGCGACCGCCAAGGAGTTCGGCTCCGCCGTCCATTTCATCCATTGCGACGTCACCAGCGAGGACAGCGTCAAGGCGCTGATCGACGACGGCGCCAAGTGGCTGGGCGGGCTCGATGTGCTCTGCAACAACGCCGGGCTGCAGCATTCCGGCAAGGTCACGGATTTCGACCAGAAGCGCTGGGACGCGCTCATGGCCGTCAATGTGCGGGCGCATTTCTTCGCCTCCAAATACGCGGTGGCGCATATGCGCAAGGCGGGCGGCGGCTCGATCATCAACACCGCCTCGCTGGCCGGCCAGCGCGGCGGGCCGGGCATGACGGCCTATTCGGCCTCGAAGGGCGCGGTCATCGCCTTCACCACGGCGCTCGCCATGGAGCTGGCGGGAGACAGGATCCGCGTCAACGTGATCTGCCCGGGCTGGGTCGACACCCCCTTCAACAACCCGGCCATCGCCTTCATGGGCGGCCGCGAGGCGCAGGAGCGGGCGGTCAAGGCGATCGTGCCGCTGGGGCGCCAGGGCGTGCCCACGGAGATCGCGCCCATGTTCGTCTACCTGGCCTCGAACGAGTCCTCCTATATGACGGCCCAGGCGATCACCATCGACGGCGGCGTCTATAACTGA
- a CDS encoding ABC transporter permease — translation MAATSTETKTAAPAAKPAANGGEGLGLRLLRRWGTITIIVLVGIGFSVSSPWFFTVSNFNNILFSMIVSCLVSMGLTYVVIAGSFDLSIGLTVTTVSIVTAYLIPVVGPWVAIVGALLTAVVIGLLNGLLVTYGRLSGIVVTLGMMFVLGGVNIFLTNGYQIAVAYTEKPFLYIGQGTIGPVAVPVIILLCVFVLAHLLATKTKVGHYITAVGDNPMAAFYSGIKVYHWVILSFMLSSFMSGVGGVILTSISTSAQPSGNSNYLLEAFAAVFLGATIMGRGKPHVLGTLLGVFFLYMVSAGMSMLGFPFAMRQLFIGLVLILAVGANALLNREEIHLKFI, via the coding sequence ATGGCGGCGACATCGACAGAAACCAAGACGGCGGCCCCGGCGGCCAAGCCGGCGGCGAACGGAGGGGAAGGCCTCGGGCTCCGGTTGCTGCGGCGGTGGGGGACGATCACCATCATCGTCCTGGTGGGGATCGGCTTCTCGGTCTCTTCGCCCTGGTTCTTCACCGTCTCGAACTTCAACAACATCCTGTTCTCGATGATCGTCAGCTGCCTCGTCTCGATGGGGCTGACCTATGTCGTCATCGCCGGCAGCTTCGACCTCTCGATCGGGCTCACGGTGACGACGGTCTCGATCGTCACCGCTTACCTGATCCCGGTGGTCGGGCCCTGGGTGGCGATCGTCGGCGCCTTGCTGACCGCGGTGGTGATCGGGCTGCTGAACGGGCTCCTCGTCACCTACGGACGGCTCTCCGGCATCGTGGTGACGCTCGGCATGATGTTCGTGCTGGGCGGCGTGAACATCTTCCTGACCAACGGCTACCAGATCGCGGTGGCCTATACCGAGAAGCCGTTCCTCTATATCGGGCAGGGCACGATCGGCCCGGTCGCGGTGCCCGTCATCATCCTGCTCTGCGTCTTCGTGCTGGCGCACCTGCTGGCGACCAAGACCAAGGTCGGGCACTACATCACCGCCGTCGGCGACAACCCGATGGCGGCGTTCTATTCCGGCATCAAGGTCTATCACTGGGTGATCCTGTCCTTCATGCTGTCGAGCTTCATGTCCGGCGTGGGCGGCGTGATCCTGACCTCGATCTCGACCTCCGCCCAGCCCTCGGGCAACTCGAACTATCTGCTCGAGGCCTTCGCTGCCGTGTTCCTGGGCGCCACCATCATGGGCCGGGGCAAGCCGCACGTGCTGGGCACGCTGCTCGGCGTGTTCTTCCTCTACATGGTCAGCGCCGGCATGAGCATGCTGGGCTTCCCCTTTGCGATGCGCCAGCTCTTCATCGGGCTCGTGCTGATCCTCGCCGTCGGCGCCAATGCGCTGCTGAACCGCGAGGAAATCCACCTGAAGTTCATCTGA
- a CDS encoding sugar ABC transporter ATP-binding protein: MTDTPIVEFRNLGKEFSGTRVLRGVDLKFERGEVHGLLGENGAGKSTLIKILTGVYSHSEGDILVEGKPVTISSPMDAHKLGLGAVYQDAELIGSFTVAQNVVLGGEPGRFTLNRKAIRDQGARILKEIGLTLDPDRVASSLSAAEAQLVILATLFQRKYKLIVLDEPTARLSASEAELLFRLIRRFQEEGITIIYISHRLGEIRQLCDRITILRGGRVSATLAGADITEERVTELMVDRTKNELEVFNPGLARPENMLQVAELSCEHLAPLSFEVRAGEVLGLTGPVGGGMELVARAVAGLVPHHGEVKIAGQKADISTPNKALTAGIALIPEDRRKQALFPNMSAADNIALPVLSRLSHGGYITERAKFVYADQVMKRLQVKPPTPAKAIKFFSGGNQQKAVIGKWMSAKCRVYIFVEPTSGVDVGAIRDIYEIMLGLARDGAAVILVSSSMREIMALAENVIVIRDGKAIYRAPKAKCTHDQLLGISMTGRVA, from the coding sequence ATGACCGACACTCCGATCGTCGAATTCCGCAACCTGGGGAAGGAGTTCTCCGGAACCCGGGTCCTGCGCGGCGTCGACCTCAAGTTCGAGCGCGGGGAGGTCCACGGCCTCCTCGGCGAGAACGGGGCCGGCAAATCGACTCTGATCAAGATCCTGACCGGCGTCTATTCCCACTCCGAGGGCGACATCCTCGTCGAGGGCAAGCCGGTCACGATCTCGAGCCCGATGGACGCCCACAAGCTGGGCCTGGGTGCCGTCTACCAGGATGCCGAGCTGATCGGCAGCTTCACGGTGGCGCAGAACGTCGTGCTCGGCGGCGAGCCCGGCCGTTTCACCCTCAACCGCAAGGCGATCCGCGACCAGGGTGCGCGCATCCTCAAGGAGATCGGGCTCACGCTCGATCCCGATCGCGTGGCCTCCTCGCTCTCGGCCGCCGAGGCGCAGCTCGTCATCCTCGCCACCCTGTTCCAGCGCAAATACAAGCTGATCGTGCTGGACGAGCCGACCGCGCGCCTCTCGGCTTCGGAAGCCGAGCTCCTGTTCCGCCTGATCCGGCGGTTCCAGGAGGAGGGCATCACCATCATCTACATCTCCCACCGCCTGGGCGAGATCCGGCAGCTCTGCGACCGGATCACGATCCTGCGCGGCGGCCGCGTCTCGGCGACGCTGGCGGGAGCCGACATCACCGAGGAACGCGTGACCGAGCTCATGGTCGACCGGACCAAGAACGAGCTCGAGGTGTTCAATCCCGGCCTGGCGCGGCCCGAGAACATGCTCCAGGTGGCCGAGCTGAGCTGCGAGCACCTGGCGCCCCTGAGCTTCGAGGTGCGCGCGGGCGAGGTGCTCGGGCTGACCGGGCCGGTCGGCGGCGGCATGGAGCTGGTGGCCCGCGCCGTGGCCGGGCTGGTGCCGCATCATGGCGAGGTCAAGATCGCGGGCCAGAAGGCCGACATCTCGACCCCCAACAAGGCGCTGACGGCCGGCATCGCGCTCATCCCCGAGGATCGGCGCAAGCAGGCGCTGTTTCCCAACATGTCGGCCGCCGACAACATCGCGCTGCCGGTGCTCTCGCGCCTCAGCCATGGCGGCTACATCACCGAGCGTGCCAAGTTTGTCTATGCCGACCAGGTCATGAAGCGCCTCCAGGTCAAGCCGCCGACGCCGGCCAAGGCGATCAAGTTCTTCTCGGGCGGCAACCAGCAGAAGGCGGTCATCGGCAAATGGATGAGCGCCAAATGCCGGGTCTATATCTTCGTCGAGCCGACCTCGGGCGTGGATGTCGGCGCCATCCGCGACATCTACGAGATCATGCTGGGGCTGGCGCGCGACGGCGCCGCCGTCATCCTGGTCAGCTCCTCGATGCGCGAGATCATGGCGCTGGCGGAGAACGTCATCGTCATCCGTGACGGCAAGGCGATCTATCGCGCGCCCAAGGCGAAGTGCACCCACGACCAGCTGCTCGGCATCTCCATGACCGGGCGCGTGGCCTGA
- a CDS encoding GlcG/HbpS family heme-binding protein, giving the protein MTEISADRAQKGIAAAAAKAREIGSAHSISIVDSGRNLLAFHRMDNALLASIEISQGKAYTARSLNMKTGDVTQYVQPGGPFYAMETSHRTPLVVFGGGLPVELGGKVVGAVGVAGGSIDQDVAVAEAAIAAITKG; this is encoded by the coding sequence ATGACCGAGATTTCCGCCGATCGCGCCCAGAAGGGCATCGCCGCCGCCGCCGCCAAGGCCAGGGAAATCGGTTCGGCCCACAGCATCTCGATCGTCGATTCCGGCCGCAACCTGCTGGCCTTCCACCGCATGGACAATGCGCTGCTGGCGAGCATCGAGATCTCGCAGGGCAAGGCCTACACGGCGCGCTCGCTCAACATGAAGACCGGCGACGTGACGCAGTATGTGCAGCCGGGCGGCCCGTTCTACGCGATGGAGACCTCGCACCGCACCCCGCTCGTGGTGTTCGGCGGCGGCCTCCCGGTCGAGCTCGGCGGCAAGGTCGTGGGCGCGGTCGGCGTGGCCGGCGGCTCGATCGATCAGGACGTCGCCGTCGCCGAAGCGGCGATCGCGGCGATCACCAAGGGCTGA
- a CDS encoding IS110 family RNA-guided transposase → MSKSITETAGIDVSKRKLDVALAAGPDRLQASNDPAGYQQIESWLREHGVERVGLEASGHYEAAVAAHLRRVGFCVVLLDPAQVKGFRRFKKKRAKNDKIDARLIAVATADMEPDSIRPAPDERLAPWAEHLTLIEQIGEDISRLKTRRDRYSLPAHKRYLETEITRLSRRRDREIVRLLAKLRRHPDLALKLDLLESIPGLGPLTALSFVLRMPELGRMTRAEAAALVGVAPFDDESGEHTGERHIAGGRKRLRRSIYQAAFSASQRWNPILLALYKRLIAKGKHHKVATVACARKLVEIANAILARATPWQDKAVTP, encoded by the coding sequence ATGAGCAAGTCTATCACGGAAACGGCGGGTATCGACGTGTCGAAGCGCAAGCTCGATGTGGCGTTGGCCGCTGGGCCGGACCGGCTGCAGGCCAGCAACGATCCGGCGGGATACCAGCAGATCGAGAGCTGGCTGCGCGAGCATGGGGTCGAGCGGGTCGGGTTGGAGGCGAGCGGCCATTACGAGGCGGCGGTGGCGGCGCATCTTCGCCGGGTGGGGTTTTGCGTCGTGCTGCTCGATCCGGCTCAGGTGAAAGGCTTTCGGCGGTTCAAGAAGAAGCGAGCCAAGAACGACAAGATCGATGCTCGCCTGATCGCGGTGGCGACGGCGGACATGGAGCCCGACAGCATCCGCCCGGCGCCCGATGAACGTTTGGCGCCGTGGGCCGAGCATCTCACCCTGATCGAGCAGATCGGCGAGGATATCAGCCGGCTGAAGACCCGGCGCGATCGCTACAGCCTGCCGGCGCACAAACGCTATCTCGAGACTGAGATCACCCGCCTGTCCAGGCGCCGCGACAGGGAAATCGTCCGGCTGCTGGCCAAGCTCCGCCGTCACCCCGACCTGGCTCTCAAGCTGGATCTGCTGGAGAGCATCCCCGGCCTGGGCCCGCTCACCGCCCTCAGCTTCGTCCTGCGCATGCCCGAGCTCGGCCGCATGACCCGTGCCGAGGCCGCCGCCCTGGTTGGTGTCGCTCCCTTCGACGATGAAAGTGGCGAGCATACCGGTGAGCGCCATATCGCCGGCGGCAGAAAACGGCTCCGACGCAGCATCTACCAGGCCGCCTTCTCTGCCTCTCAGCGCTGGAACCCCATCCTCCTGGCCCTCTACAAGCGCCTTATCGCAAAGGGCAAGCACCACAAGGTCGCCACCGTCGCTTGCGCCAGGAAGCTAGTTGAGATCGCCAACGCTATCCTCGCCAGGGCTACTCCCTGGCAGGATAAAGCCGTCACTCCATGA
- a CDS encoding amidohydrolase family protein, translated as MTSPTAEPPPVPPPQPSPSRPRLALPAGAWDCHCHVFGPTDRYPYWPDRSYTPPAASLARYLGLLDLLGVEHGVLVQPSVYGTDNRMMVDSLKAEPRRLRGVAVIDPSISDRELEAMHAVGVRGVRINLLFRGGVSFAAAEAIADRIRPLGWHIQFLLDISQTPELRPALKRLRLPVVIDHMGHFPASAGTGLPAFRELLAMLKGGEAWVKLSGPYLFTRRPDLPYADVTPIARALAEAAPGRCVWGTDWPHPANKLAMPDDGPLTDLLGDWVTDETARRRILVENPKQLYD; from the coding sequence ATGACGTCACCGACCGCCGAACCGCCGCCGGTTCCCCCGCCCCAACCGAGCCCCAGCCGTCCGCGCCTGGCCCTGCCGGCCGGCGCCTGGGACTGCCATTGCCATGTGTTCGGCCCGACGGACCGCTACCCCTATTGGCCCGATCGCAGCTATACGCCGCCCGCGGCCTCGCTGGCGCGCTATCTGGGACTCCTCGACCTGCTGGGGGTCGAGCATGGGGTGCTGGTGCAGCCCTCGGTCTATGGCACCGACAACCGCATGATGGTGGATTCGCTCAAGGCCGAGCCGCGCCGGCTCCGGGGCGTGGCGGTGATCGACCCCTCGATCTCCGACCGTGAGCTCGAGGCGATGCACGCGGTCGGCGTGCGTGGGGTACGGATCAACCTTCTCTTCCGCGGCGGCGTCTCCTTCGCGGCGGCCGAGGCCATCGCCGACCGCATCCGGCCGCTGGGCTGGCATATCCAGTTCCTGCTGGACATCTCGCAGACGCCCGAGCTGCGCCCGGCGCTGAAGCGGCTGCGCCTGCCGGTCGTGATCGACCATATGGGTCATTTCCCGGCCTCGGCCGGGACGGGCCTGCCCGCCTTCCGCGAGCTCCTGGCGATGCTGAAGGGCGGCGAGGCCTGGGTGAAGCTCTCCGGGCCCTATCTCTTCACGCGCCGGCCGGACCTGCCCTATGCCGACGTGACGCCGATCGCGCGGGCGCTGGCCGAAGCGGCACCCGGGCGCTGCGTCTGGGGCACGGACTGGCCGCACCCCGCCAACAAGCTGGCGATGCCCGACGACGGCCCGCTGACCGATCTGCTGGGAGACTGGGTGACGGACGAGACGGCGCGCCGGCGCATCCTCGTCGAGAATCCGAAGCAGCTTTACGACTGA
- a CDS encoding (Fe-S)-binding protein, protein MAKPLVLAALMLLAFSFAGYRFFLRLRPMFSAPGIDRLDHIGERLWGLVPNVLLHRRLLNIRYSGILHAMIFSSFIVLFTAIVQAFGSGLFPGFSLAPVGGNSVIALLQDVFAVVIMIGVGMAFYNRYVIKPARFKGSNNKDATVILILVTGVVTSMLLEFSFHIAAGGDPSAPWRPLSSTIARLLEALGFEGESADRAAHVFYWVHVCVILSFLTYIPGSKHLHMFAAIPNIFLRNIGPKGQSRTPDPKAAHIGLSDVRALDWKGMLDLYSCTECGRCQAACPAYAAGLPLSPKILIMNMRDALIDETVTHTATAPAAVPAAGSNLEALVGSVISEQTLWSCTTCRACMEVCPLHIEHVPKIIDMRRHMVEEGHVTPGIQDAMASFQQYGNSFKKPPRMRAKWTSGLDFKIKDARKEEVDILWFVGDYASYDPRVQRITQTVARLLQKAGVDFGILYDAEQNSGNDVRRVGDEGLFQTLSEHNIEALGNCSFKRIMTTDPHSLNALRQEYPAQGAEYEVVHYTQLLLELMREGKIAKAANEKVQGTVTYHDPCYLGRYNNGFEPPRQIMAELGYKLHEMARCRENSFCCGAGGGRIWQDDTGVKERPSENRIREALALGDATIFAVACPKDLVMYTAAVQSLAVEDKIQVKDIAELFA, encoded by the coding sequence ATGGCCAAGCCCCTGGTGCTGGCGGCGCTGATGCTGCTGGCCTTCTCCTTCGCCGGCTATCGCTTCTTCCTGCGCCTGCGCCCGATGTTCAGCGCGCCGGGGATCGACCGGCTCGATCATATCGGGGAGCGGCTCTGGGGCCTGGTGCCGAACGTCCTGCTGCATCGCCGCCTGCTGAATATCCGCTACTCGGGCATCCTGCACGCGATGATCTTCAGCAGCTTCATCGTGCTCTTCACCGCGATCGTCCAGGCTTTCGGCTCAGGGCTCTTCCCGGGCTTCAGCCTGGCGCCGGTCGGCGGCAACAGCGTGATCGCCCTGCTCCAGGACGTCTTCGCCGTCGTCATCATGATCGGCGTCGGCATGGCCTTCTATAACCGCTATGTCATCAAGCCGGCGCGCTTCAAAGGCTCCAACAACAAGGATGCGACCGTCATCCTGATCCTGGTCACCGGCGTGGTGACCAGCATGTTGCTGGAGTTCTCCTTCCATATCGCCGCCGGCGGCGATCCGTCGGCGCCCTGGCGGCCCCTGAGCTCGACCATCGCCCGGCTGCTCGAGGCGCTGGGATTCGAGGGCGAGAGCGCCGACCGGGCGGCCCATGTCTTCTACTGGGTCCATGTCTGCGTGATCCTGAGCTTCCTCACCTATATCCCGGGCTCGAAGCATCTCCATATGTTCGCAGCGATCCCGAACATCTTCCTGCGCAATATCGGGCCCAAGGGCCAGTCGCGCACGCCCGATCCCAAGGCCGCCCATATCGGGCTTTCCGACGTGCGCGCGCTCGACTGGAAGGGGATGCTGGATCTCTATTCCTGCACCGAATGCGGCCGCTGCCAGGCGGCCTGCCCGGCCTATGCCGCGGGCCTGCCGCTCAGCCCCAAGATCCTGATCATGAACATGCGCGACGCGCTCATCGACGAGACCGTCACGCATACCGCCACCGCGCCCGCCGCGGTACCGGCCGCCGGCTCCAACCTCGAGGCGCTGGTCGGCAGCGTGATCTCGGAGCAGACCCTCTGGTCCTGCACCACCTGCCGCGCCTGCATGGAGGTCTGCCCGCTCCATATCGAGCATGTGCCGAAGATCATCGACATGCGCCGCCACATGGTCGAGGAAGGCCATGTGACGCCCGGCATCCAGGACGCGATGGCGAGCTTCCAGCAGTACGGCAACTCCTTCAAGAAGCCGCCGCGCATGCGCGCGAAATGGACCTCGGGCCTCGATTTCAAGATCAAGGATGCGCGCAAGGAGGAGGTCGACATCCTCTGGTTCGTCGGCGACTACGCCTCCTACGATCCGCGCGTCCAGCGCATCACCCAGACGGTGGCGCGGCTGCTGCAGAAGGCGGGCGTCGATTTCGGCATCCTCTACGACGCCGAGCAGAACAGCGGCAACGACGTGCGCCGGGTCGGCGACGAGGGCCTGTTCCAGACCCTCTCCGAGCACAATATCGAGGCGCTCGGGAACTGCAGCTTCAAGCGCATCATGACCACCGACCCGCACAGCCTCAACGCGCTGCGCCAGGAATATCCGGCCCAAGGCGCCGAATACGAGGTGGTGCATTACACCCAGCTCCTGCTGGAGCTGATGCGCGAAGGCAAGATCGCCAAGGCCGCCAACGAGAAGGTCCAGGGCACCGTCACCTATCACGACCCCTGCTATCTCGGCCGCTACAACAACGGCTTCGAGCCGCCGCGCCAGATCATGGCCGAGCTCGGCTACAAGCTCCACGAGATGGCCCGCTGCCGCGAGAACAGCTTCTGCTGCGGCGCCGGCGGCGGGCGCATCTGGCAGGACGATACCGGCGTGAAGGAGCGCCCGAGCGAGAACCGCATCCGCGAGGCGCTGGCGCTGGGCGATGCGACCATCTTCGCGGTCGCCTGCCCCAAGGACCTGGTCATGTATACCGCGGCCGTCCAGTCGCTCGCGGTCGAGGACAAGATCCAGGTGAAGGATATCGCCGAGCTGTTCGCCTAG
- a CDS encoding electron transfer flavoprotein subunit alpha/FixB family protein has translation MSVILVYVEAHDGTVSAGSLETLAGARQLADAAGGSVEALVLAADPAPIASQVVGADRVLTVSHPALAQYLPEAHQAVLVETVKSRKPDLVLLTNSYIGLDLAASTAIATDRPVVSYCMAVSLAGDLLTTTNQVYGGKIEAVAETRLPAVAAVNPGTFKGEAAAKAAETVVLPPPAALGSLGTGFVEALKEESGDVDITQQERLVSVGRGIGDAANIEIAEALATALGAVVSASRPVVDAGWMPKSRQVGKSGHKVKPKLYVAVGISGAPEHLEGMRDAGFIVAVNQDAKAPIFDVAHIGTTCDLFDLLPALTERLNTRNA, from the coding sequence ATGTCCGTCATCCTGGTTTACGTCGAAGCGCATGATGGCACCGTCTCGGCCGGGAGCCTCGAGACGCTGGCCGGCGCGCGTCAGCTCGCCGACGCCGCGGGCGGCTCGGTCGAGGCGCTGGTGCTCGCCGCCGATCCCGCGCCGATCGCATCGCAGGTCGTCGGCGCCGACCGCGTCCTGACGGTCTCGCATCCCGCGCTGGCTCAGTACCTGCCCGAGGCGCATCAGGCCGTGCTGGTCGAGACGGTGAAGTCGCGCAAGCCCGACCTGGTGCTGCTGACGAACTCCTATATCGGGCTCGACCTCGCCGCGAGCACGGCCATCGCGACCGACCGGCCGGTGGTCAGCTATTGCATGGCCGTCTCCCTCGCGGGCGACCTCTTGACCACCACCAACCAGGTCTATGGCGGCAAGATCGAAGCGGTCGCCGAGACCAGGCTGCCCGCCGTGGCCGCCGTCAATCCCGGCACCTTCAAGGGCGAGGCGGCCGCGAAAGCCGCGGAGACCGTCGTGCTCCCGCCGCCGGCGGCGCTGGGCAGCCTCGGCACCGGCTTCGTCGAGGCGCTCAAGGAGGAATCGGGCGACGTCGACATCACCCAGCAGGAGCGCCTCGTCTCCGTGGGCCGCGGCATCGGCGATGCCGCCAATATCGAGATCGCCGAGGCCCTGGCCACGGCGCTGGGCGCCGTGGTCTCGGCCAGCCGCCCCGTGGTCGATGCCGGCTGGATGCCGAAAAGCCGGCAGGTCGGCAAGTCGGGCCACAAGGTGAAGCCGAAGCTCTATGTCGCGGTCGGCATCTCGGGCGCGCCCGAGCATCTCGAGGGCATGCGCGATGCGGGCTTCATCGTCGCCGTCAACCAGGACGCCAAGGCGCCGATCTTCGACGTCGCCCATATCGGCACCACCTGCGACCTGTTCGACCTGCTGCCGGCATTGACGGAACGGCTGAACACGCGGAACGCCTGA